In one Cyprinus carpio isolate SPL01 chromosome B2, ASM1834038v1, whole genome shotgun sequence genomic region, the following are encoded:
- the LOC109102212 gene encoding kinesin-1 heavy chain gives MADPAECTIKVMCRFRPLNSSEVTRGDKYIPKFQGEDSVVIGVSDILGQSYFVSFIFWSRRRMYSQDVSYNGLPTILFSLAYVQRLRHPLAKRTQMEGNLHDTDGMGIIPRIVQDIFNYIYSMDENLEFHIKVSYFEIYLDKIRDLLDVSKTNLSVHEDKNRVPYVKGCTERFVSSPEEVMDTIDEGKSNRHVAVTNMNEHSSRSHSIFLINVKQENTQTEQKLSGKLYLVDLAGSEKVSKTGAEGAVLDEAKNINKSLSSLGNVISALAEGSTYVPYRDSKMTRILQDSLGGNCRTTIVICCSPSSYNDAETKSTLMFGQRAKTIKNTVILNVELTAEQWKKKYEREKERNKSLRNTITWLENELNRWRNGETVPAEEQFDKEKINAEVLALDNTINNDKFASTPSMPPMPGMLGAGLNDVEKEKCEVELAKLFKQLDDKDEEINQQSQLVEKLKQQMLDQEELLASSRRDHDNLQSELTRLQLENDASKEEVKEVLQALEELAVNYDQKSQEVEDKTKEFEALSEELGQKSSTLASIDSELQKLKEMANHQKKRVTEMMSSLLKDLTEIGIAVGNNDIKQHEGSGLIDEEFTVARLYISKMKSEVKSMVKRCKQLENTQSESNKTLDETEKELAACQLRISQHEAKIKSLTEYLQNVEHKKRQLEEDVDSLNEELVKISAQEKVHAMEKESEIQSANEVKEAVEKQIHSHREAHQKQISSLRDELETKEKLITDLQDLNQKILLEQERLRVEHEKLKSTDQEKSRKLHELTMMQDRREQARQDLKGLEETVAKELQTLHNLRKLFVQDLATRVKKSAEMDSDETGGSAAQKQKISFLENNLEQLTKVHKQLVRDNADLRCELPKLEKRLRATAERVKALESALKEAKENAARDRKRYQTEVDRIKEAVRAKNMARRGHSAQIAKPIRPGQQPVASPTHPSVVRGGGGVLYQNSQPMPIRGGGAKQEKS, from the exons ATGGCGGACCCGGCGGAGTGCACCATTAAAGTCATGTGCCGTTTCAGGCCATTGAATAGCTCGGAGGTGACGAGGGGGGACAAATACATCCCCAAATTTCAGGGAGAGGACAGTGTCGTGATCGGGGTGAGTGATATTTTGGGACAGAGTTATTTTGTGTCCTTTATTTTTTGGTCTCGC AGGAGGATGTACTCTCAGGACGTGAGCTATAATGGTCTTCCAACCATTCTTTTTAGCCTGGCCTATGTACAAAGACTCAGACATCCTCTGGCAAAACGCACACAGATGGAG GGAAATCTCCATGACACTGATGGAATGGGAATCATTCCCAGAATAGTGCAAGACATCTTTAACTACATTTACTCtatggatgaaaacctggagttCCACATTAAA GTGTCATATTTTGAGATTTATCTGGATAAGATTCGGGACCTGTTGGATG TTTCAAAGACTAATTTATCTGTACATGAAGACAAAAACAGGGTTCCTTATGTCAAG GGCTGCACTGAGCGATTTGTTTCCAGTCCAGAGGAAGTGATGGACACTATTGATGAGGGCAAATCCAACAGACATGTAGCTGTGACAA ATATGAATGAACACAGCTCCAGGAGTCACAGTATCTTCCTGATCAATGTGAAGCAGGAGAACACACAGACGGAACAGAAGCTCAGCGGGAAACTCTACCTAGTCGACTTGGCAGGCAGTGAGAAG GTCAGTAAAACAGGAGCTGAAGGTGCTGTGCTGGATGAAGCCAAAAACATCAACAAGTCTCTGTCATCTTTGGGCAACGTGATATCGGCCTTAGCCGAGGGCTCG ACATACGTTCCATACAGAGACAGTAAAATGACAAGGATCTTGCAGGATTCTCTGGGTGGAAACTGCAGGACCACCATCGTCATCTGCTGTTCTCCTTCCTCATATAACGATGCCGAGACCAAATCCACCCTTATGTTTGGACAGAG agcCAAGACTATTAAGAACACAGTGATTTTGAATGTAGAGCTGACAGCAGAGCAATGGAAGAAGAAATATGAAAGAGAGAAGGAACGAAACAAGAGCCTTCGAAACACCATCACATGGCTTGAGAATGAACTCAACCGCTGGAGAAATG GTGAAACAGTACCAGCAGAGGAGCAATTTGATAAGGAGAAGATTAATGCTGAAGTGTTGGCGCTGGATAACacaattaataatgataaatttgCATCTACACCAAGCATGCCGCCCATGCCAGGGATGCTCGGGGCCGGACTCAATGATGTTGAGAAGGAAAAATGTGAGGTTGAACTCGCCAAACTTTTCAAGCAGCTGGATGACAAG GATGAAGAGATTAATCAGCAGTCTCAGCTGGTGGAGAAGCTCAAGCAGCAGATGTTGGACCAGGAAGAG TTGCTGGCTTCGTCAAGAAGAGACCATGATAACCTGCAGTCAGAGCTAACTCGTTTACAGCTGGAGAACGATGCATCTAAAGAGGAGGTGAAGGAGGTGCTGCAGGCCCTGGAGGAGCTTGCTGTCAACTACGACCAGAAAAGTCAGGAGGTGGAAGACAAGACCAAGGAGTTTGAAGCCCTCAGCGAAGAACTTGGTCAGAAATCT AGTACTCTGGCGTCTATAGACTCAGAGCTGCAGAAACTGAAAGAAATGGCCAATCACCAGAAGAAGAGGGTAACTGAAATGATGTCATCACTGCTCAAAGATCTGACTGAGATTGGCATTGCAGTGGGCAACAATGACATCAAG CAGCATGAGGGCAGTGGTCTTATAGATGAAGAGTTCACTGTAGCCAGACTCTACATCAGTAAGATGAAGTCAGAAGTCAAATCGATGGTCAAACGTTGCAAGCAGTTGGAAAACACTCAGTCTGAGAGCAACAAAACGTTGGATGAAACTGAGAAGGAGCTTGCAGCATGCCAGTTACGCATCTCCCAG CATGAGGCAAAAATTAAGTCTCTGACGGAGTATCTGCAGAATGTAGAGCACAAGAAGAGACAGCTTGAGGAGGATGTGGACTCTCTCAATGAAGAGCTGGTCAAAATCAGTGCACAGG AGAAGGTTCATGCAAtggagaaagagagtgagattcAGAGTGCCAATGAGGTTAAG GAGGCGGTTGAGAAGCAGATCCACAGTCACAGGGAGGCCCATCAGAAACAGATCAGCAGCCTGAGAGACGAACTGGAAACCAAAGAGAAACTCATTACAGATCTACAAGA TCTGAATCAGAAGATCTTGTTGGAGCAGGAGCGTTTGAGGGTAGAACATGAAAAACTCAAATCCACTGACCAGGAGAAGAGCCGCAAACTACATGAGCTCAC TATGATGCAGGACCGCAGAGAACAGGCCAGACAGGATCTGAAAGGCTTGGAGGAGACTGTG GCCAAAGAGCTGCAGACTCTGCACAACCTTAGGAAACTGTTTGTTCAGGATCTGGCAACTCGTGTGAAAAAG AGTGCAGAGATGGACTCTGATGAAACTGGTGGCAGTGCTGCTCAGAAGCAGAAGATCTCTTTCCTGGAAAACAATCTAGAACAACTCACCAAGGTCCACAAACAG CTGGTGCGTGATAATGCTGACCTGCGCTGTGAGCTTCCTAAACTGGAGAAGCGTCTGCGGGCGACGGCGGAGCGTGTGAAGGCTCTAGAGTCAGCACTCAAAGAGGCCAAAGAGAACGCGGCCCGTGATCGCAAGCGCTACCAGACAGAGGTGGACCGCATTAAAGAGGCCGTGAGAGCCAAAAACATGGCCCGCAGAGGACACTCCGCACAGATAG CTAAACCCATCAGGCCTGGACAGCAGCCCGTAGCTTCTCCTACACACCCCAGCGTGGTGCGTGGAGGTGGTGGTGTACTCTACCAGAACAGTCAACCTATGCCTATCAGAGGAGGTGGCGCTAAACAAGAGAAGAG CTGA
- the LOC109111244 gene encoding E3 ubiquitin/ISG15 ligase TRIM25-like: MAKSSISLAQDQFSCSICLHLVQDPVVIPCGHSYCMSCITGCWDQDDQKGVYSCPQCRQTFTPRPVLCKNTMLAEVLEKLKNTKLQAAHPAQCYTGSVGVECDVCTGRKHKAIKSCLVCLNSYCQDHLEQHETLFRGKRHNLMDATGRLQEMICPQHDKLLEVYCLTDQHSICYLCAMDEHKTHKTVSAAAERAEKQRQLMETRRKFCHKIQEKQKQLEELRKSMESHKCSAQTALEDSERIFTELIRSIERSRSEVTRLIRDQEKTEVSRAEEQLKRLEQEIEDLRKRDAELEQLSHTDLHIHFLQSFQSLSVPPESTDSPSITVSSHLSFDDVGKSVSDLREKLEHFCREEIKMISGKLTYTENFPPLEPKTREECLQNSHQFTLDKNTENKNTFLVKGNRDFGSTATQKGGKEIYNGGVESRSDETTLDDIHVKPIVSLPEVEVKSGEEDEEILFKERIKLYCWDCENELWKERGVGDIKILFHPVRKTYRVKMQQDQVLKVCANHIISKNTVPKLMTTSTDAMVWTATDYSEGIRKVEKFAAKFKTPGLAKSFIQVFTDCQSCI; this comes from the exons ATGGCAAAATCTAGCATTTCTTTGGCTCAGGATCAGTTCAGCTGTTCAATCTGTCTGCACCTAGTTCAGGACCCAGTGgtcattccctgtggacacagttactgtatgagctGTATTACAGGCTGCTGGGATCAGGATGATCAGAAGGGAGTCTACAGCTGTCCTCAGTGCAGACAAACCTTCACTCCAAGACCTGTTTTATGTAAAAACACTATGCTGGCTGAAGTGCTGGAGAAACTAAAGAACACAAAACTACAAGCTGCTCATCCTGCTCAATGTTATACTGGATCTGTAGGTGTggagtgtgacgtctgtactgggAGAAAACATAAAGCCatcaagtcctgtctggtgtgtctgaactcttactgtcaaGATCATCTTGAACAACATGAGACTTTATTCAGAGGTAAGAGACACAATCTAATGgatgccactggacgactgcaggagatgatctgccctCAACATGATAAACTGCTGGAGGTTTACTGTCTCACTGATCAGCACAGTATATGCTACCTGTGTGCTATGGATGAGCACAAAACCCATAAGACTGTATCAGCTGCAGCAGAGAGGGCTGAGAAACAG AGACAGTTGATGGAAACTCGAAGAAAATTCTGCCACAAAATCCAAGAGAAACAGAAGCAGCTTGAGGAGTTGAGAAAGTCTATGGAGTCTCACAAG tgctctgcacagacagcactggaggacagtgagaggatctttactgagctgatccgctccattgagagaagccgctctgaggTGACACggctgatcagagatcaggaaaagactgaagtgagtcgagctgaagaacaACTGAAACGACTGGAGCAAGAGATTGAAGATCTGAGGaagagagacgctgagctggagcagctttcacacacagacCTTCACATCCATTTCCTCCAG agtttccagtctctctctgttcctcctgaatctacagactcACCCAGCATCACTGTCAGTTCCCATCTCTCTTTTGATGATGTTGGTAAATCTGTGTCTGATCTGAGAGAGAAACTAGAGCATTTCTGCAGAGAGGAGATAAAAATGATATCTGGTAAAT TAACATACACTGAGAACTTTCCCCCTCTTGAGCCCAAAACCAGAGAGGAGTGTCTACAAA ATTCCCATCagttcactttggataaaaatacagaaaataaaaatacttttttggtaAAAGGGAACAGA GACTTTGGAAGTACAGCAACTCAAAAAGGAGGAAAAGAAATATACAATGGAGGGGTAGAGAGCAGAAGTGATGAAACAACCCTTGATGATATCCACGTTAAGCCAATTGTTTCCTTGCCAGAGGTGGAGGTGAAGTCTGGTGAGGAGGATGAGGAAATCCTGTTCAAAGAAAGGATCAAACTTTACTGCTGGGACTGTGAAAATGAACTGTGGAAAGAACGTGGTGTAGGAGACATCAAGATCCTTTTCCATCCAGTGAGGAAGACCTACCGTGTGAAAATGCAACAAGATCAGGTGTTGAAAGTATGTGCCAACCACATCATCAGCAAAAACACTGTGCCCAAACTCATGACCACCTCCACCGATGCAATGGTATGGACTGCTACTGACTATTCAGAGGGAATTCGTAAAGTAGAGAAATTTGCAGCCAAGTTTAAGACTCCAGGATTGGCCAAGTCCTTTATACAAGTTTTCACAGACTGCCAGAGTTGTATATAA